The genomic interval GAATTTTGCTCAGACTATCTGTCTAGTGTGCACACAATTGGGATCCCATCAAGTCATCGACAAATAGAACTTACGAAGCCTTTATCTGGTGCAGTAGTGCACTCTGCTTGTGACGATGATTTGCAGCAAGCACATCGTTATGTATTGGAaaatgatgttgagattgatctTTATATCAAGTAATTTctctaaattaataatattttcacGCGCTTTGCTTACATTctattgtttatttatttttaataataatttcattagGGAACACATGGAGTATTTGATCGCAAGATTTCCTCATAGGGCTAAATCGAAGAAGTGGTTGCAAGATGAGCATAACCGAACATTTATTATTTGGTTGCGTGATCGTGTAAGTTCCTTATGTATTACGTATTTTCATACATTCTTCGGTTCGATTTACGCAAGACAAATAAtttatcacatataaaaatataggttgCACATGTAGTTGACCATTCAACACATCAAGTATCAGAAAGATTGAAGTGGATGACGCGCGGACCTAGCAAGCAAGTCTTAAAGTACTCTGGTTATATGATTGATGGGGTTACTTACGCTACAAAAGAGCGTGATGATGTACGAGTTGTTCAGAACTCTGGAGTTAGCTTAGTCGCAAAGACAATGCAAATTGCTAGTgcaaaggataaaaatcctaTTGTGACAGATATGATTTTTTATGTAGTCATAGAGGAAATATGGTTACTTGATTACCACAAATTTCAAATTCCAATGTTTAAATGTAAGTGGGTGGACAATAATGGTGGTATCACCATAGATGATCTTGGGTTCACGTTGATAAACCTCAATAGAATTGGATTCAAATCTGACTCTTTCATCTTGGCTAGTCAAGCAAAGCAAGTATTTTACATTGAAGATCCTGAAGATCCTTTATGGAGTGTTGTACTTGCAACACCAAGTAGGGAATATTTCGAATACATAAGGGGTGACGAGTGTGAAGACACTATTCTCCACTATCAATGTTTTAGCAGAGGCATGCCATCAATGGATGTTGACGTAGCAGATGATAATGAACCACCATGCGTTCGTGAAGACTGTGATGGGACTTGGGTTAACAATATTTAACTAATGATTTTATATCTTGCTTTTGACTATTGATTTGTTATCTTGCTTTTGACTATTgatttgttacgttttgtttgACTATTGATTTCTTATCTTGTCTTCGTTTTTATCATGTTATTGTTCAGTATATTATATGTTATACTTGTTCCTTTAGTGTTGCAATATAAAAGTTGCATAGATTCTATTTTGTCGAACAGTGGTGCAATGTGTTTTTGAAGTTCTCAATGCTGTAGTTTCCATAGTAAgcatattatttttcaaaattatggctGTAAATTCTGACTATAAATTATGTTAAGTATATCAATTGTTAACTCTATTTTTTTTGTCAACAGATTTGTGGACTTGATGGCATCCAATACAAATTTGGAATCAACAGATACCGAAACCACAAGAAATTCTAGAGGTCGGACACATATGGATAAGCTTGCTAGACAAAGGGTTCAAGGAATTTAAAAGGATGTTACATTCAATAAACTAGGACAACCAATAGGAGAAGCTGCTGTTGAAATGCAAAGTTATATTGGCGTACTTTATCGTGAAAAGATTAGGATTAGTTACAAAAAGTGGAAGCGGGTTCCAAGTGATGTTAAAGAATTGATATGGGAATCGGTTAATGTAAGTAAGTTTTCATGTTTGTACAGCTATATTATTTACATTATATGGTACATTTAATGTTATTAATTTATCTTTTGAACTTAtttccatttttttatttacaGTTGATGTACAATGTTGACACAACCTGGAAGAAGGGCTGTTTGAAATCAGCAAATAACAAGTGGCGTCAATACAAAGCTCATCTCACTCGAACATTCATTTTAAGCAAGCTTGACAAGCCAGAAGAGTTGAACGAGCCACCTACTGGCTATGGAATTAGCAAAGATGATTGGAGTTCTTTTGTCATTAGTCGCATGTCAGACGACTTCATTGTAAGATTCTTAATTTATTCTTTCAAAAATAGTCTACCataattcattatttatatTGAAATTTGATTGCGGACTTTCTGAAATAACTAGAGACTAAGTGATCAACAAAAAGAGAGAAGAATGCAAAATATATACCCTCATAGGCTTGCACGTAAAGGATATGCACGCTTTGCCGAAGAAATAGTAAGCCAACCaattgagaattttattttttgatgtttttaaataTCTTTATTTTATCTGGGATTTTTGTAATTTGATATTCTCTGGAGTTTGATAAGTTACTAATTTCTTGTTGTAGTCTGCTGAATTATGTGATGATGATGAGATCAATAGAGCTATTATTTGGAAGAAAGGACGACTCAACAAAGAAGGGAGATTTGAAGACGATGATTTGACGAAAAGAGTGGATAAGATTgtaagaaaaatgaaaataagtCAACCAATAATTTTATTGCAACTGTActcattcaataaaaaaaatgttttaaatattaCAGGATGCTTATATACAAGAAAAAACGGGAGGGTAAGCTGAAAATTGAAGGGGCAAAAGATGGTATACTTACAAAAGCACTTGAGACTGAAGAACATGCTGGGCGTGTGAGAGGCATTGGAGGTCATATCACTCCAACGATCTACTTCAATGGTGGTAGAAACTGGAAGGGTTCTGAGCACAAAAGGGAGTTGAtggaagcaaagaagaaaatttcagAACAAGATGCACGTATCAAAAAACTTGAAGCAATTATGTATAAAAGTGGTGCATGTGACATGTCGATCGATGACAAAGGCAGTTGCTCTGTGAAGTTAAATCAAATGCGTGAAAGCGACATGAAACATGATGATGTGGAGCTGAAAATTGTTAGCAAATTTGATGTTTTACAGGTATGAGAGTAGCTGTAGGTAAAGTAATAACAACACAACATAGAGTAAGTAAAATTTATCGAAATGCCTATTTTTTTTAGGGTAAACAAGTTGCATTAACTTTGGAAGGTAGCAAAAATATTGTTGCATATGGTACAGTTGTCTGTGTCAAAGGAGAAGATAAATTGATCCATGGTGTTCCGTTACCCCATAATTGCATACGGGTATCCATTGATGAAGCAGTGGACAAATCAACACCTTTGCCAGTTCCGATTCCTAGTGAATGTGAAACTATTGGTGATGCTGTAGGAACATTTGTGGTTTGGCCAGAACACTTGATAGTGAAATCCAATGAGGTACATGTTATATTCGATGGCAAAATTAAATTGACTAAAAAGTTTCTTATTCATTCTATCTAACACGTTTATATTTGCAATTACTAGAAGGCCGAAAGGAAGACAATTGAACAGCCAATGAAGAAACATCATTTGTCAGCAAGTGTCCCAAGATCATTATATATGCTGTATTGTTATAGTAAGCGTGCTCTTGATGAAGGAAGATACATATCAATGATTTTAGATCATGATGTATTTGGCGATGATTACAAACTTATTCTGCACCTTGACGACATCATTCCTTTGTATCATTTGGACCCAATTTCGGACAATTGTGTAGTTGGCTACATATGGtaagtgatttgatttgagttataaacacaaatattttgcaaatattCTGTTCTACTGTCATTATAATGAACTCGGAATCTTATTTGTTGTAACAGAAAATTTTGTGGTACCACTCTGTCTTGTTTAGTTTTGTATGACTTATGTTTTAAATGCCAGGCATCTTTACAAAAATCTATTGAAAGATCAAAAGATGGAGAAATTCAGATTTGTCAATCCACATAGAATTCCATATGTGTCAAAAAATACACAGGACAAAACAGGTAAGCTTGAAAGGTTGAACCACAATGCAAGTGTTATAGCAGATAGGCTCAGTGGTGCTTCAGTGGATCAATTAGTTTTTGTGCCGTATAATA from Primulina eburnea isolate SZY01 chromosome 17, ASM2296580v1, whole genome shotgun sequence carries:
- the LOC140818836 gene encoding uncharacterized protein isoform X1, producing the protein MLIYKKKREGKLKIEGAKDGILTKALETEEHAGRVRGIGGHITPTIYFNGGRNWKGSEHKRELMEAKKKISEQDARIKKLEAIMYKSGACDMSIDDKGSCSVKLNQMRESDMKHDDVELKIVSKFDVLQGKQVALTLEGSKNIVAYGTVVCVKGEDKLIHGVPLPHNCIRVSIDEAVDKSTPLPVPIPSECETIGDAVGTFVVWPEHLIVKSNEKAERKTIEQPMKKHHLSASVPRSLYMLYCYSKRALDEGRYISMILDHDVFGDDYKLILHLDDIIPLYHLDPISDNCVVGYIWHLYKNLLKDQKMEKFRFVNPHRIPYVSKNTQDKTGKLERLNHNASVIADRLSGASVDQLVFVPYNIGFHWILVVIEPYKEVIYLLDSLYHRIRDEDWKYVVETALRLFNSNKGRKGRKNALWEVVKAPRQPDAKQCGYYVMRFMRQIIEEISTIERDSLRSIFTKSEYSREEIDEVRSELAECI
- the LOC140818836 gene encoding uncharacterized protein isoform X2, producing the protein MLIYKKKREGKLKIEGAKDGILTKALETEEHAGRVRGIGGHITPTIYFNGGRNWKGSEHKRELMEAKKKISEQDARIKKLEAIMYKSGACDMSIDDKGSCSVKLNQMRESDMKHDDVELKIVSKFDVLQGKQVALTLEGSKNIVAYGTVVCVKGEDKLIHGVPLPHNCIRVSIDEAVDKSTPLPVPIPSECETIGDAVGTFVVWPEHLIVKSNEAERKTIEQPMKKHHLSASVPRSLYMLYCYSKRALDEGRYISMILDHDVFGDDYKLILHLDDIIPLYHLDPISDNCVVGYIWHLYKNLLKDQKMEKFRFVNPHRIPYVSKNTQDKTGKLERLNHNASVIADRLSGASVDQLVFVPYNIGFHWILVVIEPYKEVIYLLDSLYHRIRDEDWKYVVETALRLFNSNKGRKGRKNALWEVVKAPRQPDAKQCGYYVMRFMRQIIEEISTIERDSLRSIFTKSEYSREEIDEVRSELAECI